Part of the Crossiella cryophila genome, CGGCTGTTCTGCTTCCCGCACGCGGGCGGCACCGCCAGCGCGTACCGGTTGTGGCCGCCGCTGTTGCCTGCCGGGGTGGAGATGCTGGCGGTGCAGTATCCGGGGCGGGAGGAGCGGTTCAGCGAGCCCGCGTTGACCACGATGGATGAGTTGGTCGCGCAGTTGGTCTCGGGGTTGCGGGCCGAGTTGGATCGGCCGTTTGTGTTCTTCGGGCACAGCATGGGGGCATCGGTGGCGTATGAGACCGCGTTGGCGTTGCGGCGGGCTGGGTTGCCGATGCCGCAGCGGTTGGTGGTTTCGGGGAAGGAGGCGCCGGAGCACGCGGTGCTGGGGGAGGTGCATCTGCGGGATGACGAGGGGTTGGTTCACGAGCTGAGCGCGTTGGGCGGGACGGGCGCTGCGGTGTTGGAGCACCCGGAGTTGCGGGAGTTGTTGTTGCCGATCGTGCGGGCGGATTATCGGCTGATCGAGACCTATCTGCCTGCGCCGGCGGAACCGCTTGGGTGTCCGGTGACCGCGTTCGTGGGGGACAGCGATCCGGAACTGACAGTGGACCAGGCGCGCGACTGGGACAAGACGACGACCGGTGGCTTCGATCTCCAGGTCTTCCCTGGCGATCACTTCTACCTGATGGATGGGCGGGCCCAGGTTGTCGCCGCACTCAACCGACGACTGCCCCTCGCACCCTCGCAGCCTGCGTCCTGATCACGAGGCCAAGAGCAACAATTCAGCAGGACCTTGAAAACCCACCCCGCCTGCTAGCCCTCCACGCTCTCCTCCGCCCACAACAGCCAACACGCCGTACAACAACGGCCAACACACCGTACGAAAACGGCCAACACACCGGCGGGTTGAACCCCTCGCCGGCGTGTTGGCCGTTATGGACGGTGTGTTGGCCGTTCTGGGACGGTGTGTTGGCCGGAATGGGACGGCACGTTGGCTGTTGTGGGCGGGATGTCGATCAGCCCGTAATGGTCGGGCCCCGGGCTCGACCGTCGACTGGCAGTTTCGCGTGCTTCTTGGCTCGTCTCCGTCGCCCCGCCTCGCTTTTCGGTGCGCTGCCTCGCCCACTGTCGCCTTGCCCTGCGCCGCGCATCGCCGTCCTGCGCCGCACTGCGTTGTACCGCCTGTGTCGTGCCGTGCCGTCTTGATCCGCCCGCCCGTCCGCGTCGCCCGCCGCCCCGCGCTGCCTCGGCTCGCCCCGCCCGGCCTCCGACCCGCCCCGACCTGACCCGCCTTGCCTCGTCCCGACCCGCCCCGACCCGCCTCGCCCCGACCCGCGCCGCCCAGCCACATCGCCTCGCCCCGCCGCGTGCCGCCTCGCCCCGCCGTGTCGGCCCGCCCCGTCCCGCCAGTCCCCGCCCGATCCCGGTCTCGCCTCGTGCCCTACTCCGGCCCCGTCGCGTTCCGGCCCCGCCCCGTTCCGGCCGCGACCGCCCGTGCCGCCTCGCCGGGGCTCGTCCGCCTCGCCTCGCCCTCGCCGTCCCGCAACGGCCAACGTGCCGTACGACAACGGCCAACACTCCGTACGACAACGGCCAACACTCCGGGGGTGGGGGTTGCTTTGGGGGGTTTGGGGGTGGTTAGGTTGGCCTAACTTTTGTTTGTACGTTGTCTAAATTGGGGTTGTGGGGATGGGCGAGGGTTCGGGGGGCTTGCGGCCTGATCGGGCTGCGTTGGCTCGGTTGCTGGCGCCTGTTCGGGGGCGGCTTCGGGTGGCTGTGGTGGCTCAGGTGGTTGCCGCGTTGGCCGCGGTGGTGCCGTTTGTGGCGGTGGCGGAGTTGGGGCGGGTGTTGCTTGGGGGTGGGGCCGGGGCTGTTTGGGGGATTGTTTGGGTTGCGGTGGGGGCTTTGGGGGCTCGGTTTGTGTTGTTCTTTTTGGCTGGGGGGTTGACTCATCTGGCTGATGCTGATCTTCAGCTGGATTTGCGGCGGCGGATGGCCTTTCGGTTGGGGCAGGTGCCGTTGGGGTGGTTTGGGAGTCGGAACTCGGGGGTGGTGAAGAAGGCTTTGCAGGATGATGTCACTGCCATGCATCATCTGGTCGCGCATTCTTTGCTGGATCTGACCGCGGGGATTGTCACGCCGGTGGCGGCGTTGGGGTATTTGTTCTGGGTGGACTGGCGGATGGCGTTGGTTACGCTGGTGCCGGTGGGGTTGGGGTTGCACTTCTATTTTCGGGCCATGGCCGGGTATGGCGAGAACATGGTTGCCTATGATCAGGCGTTGGGGCGGATCAATGGCAGTGCGGTGGAGTTTGTCAATGGTATCGCGGTGGTGAAGACGTTTGGGCAGTCTCGTAAGGCGCATGAGCGGTTCACCAGGGCTGCTGATGATTTCGCCACGTTCTTCTTGGACTGGGTTGGTGGGGTTACCAAGGTCAGTGCTGTTGGGCAGATTCTGCTTTCGCCGGTGGTGATGTTGCTGGTGGTGCTGGGTGGGGGCACTGTTTTTGTGACCAGTGGGTGGTTGGCGGCGGCGGATGTGTTGCCGTTCGCGTTGCTGGGGTTGGGGATCGCGGCTCCGATCACGACGCTGGCGCATACCTCGGAGCAGCTCCGGGCGGCTCGGTTGGCGGCGGCGAAGGTGGCGGCGGTGCTGGATGCGGAGACGTTGGCGGCGCCGGAGATGGTGGGGGCTGATCCGGTGGACGGGCGGGTCAGTTTGCGGGGGGTGCATTTCGGTTACGCCGTGGACGCGCCGGTGTTGCGGGGGGTTGATCTTGAGCTGGCGCCGGGGACTGTGACGGCGTTGGTGGGGCCTTCCGGGTCGGGGAAATCGACCTTGGCGAAGTTGTTGCCCCGGTTCTTCGATGTCACCGAGGGGTCGGTGAGTGTGGGCGGGGTGGACATCCGGGAACTGTCGGCTGAGCAGCTCTATCGGCGGGTTTCCTTTGTGCTGCAGGATGTTCAGTTGTTGCGGGCCTCGGTGGCCGACAACATCCGGCTGGCCGTGCCGGAGGCTGAACAGTCCACTGTGGAGCGGGTGGCGCGGGCGGCGCAGATCCATGAGCGGATCTTGGCTTTGCCGCGCGGTTATGACTCGGTGATCGGGGAGGACGCCCGGTTCTCCGGTGGGGAGGCGCAGCGGGTTTCCATCGCGCGGGCGTTGCTGGCCGATGCGCCGATCCTGGTGCTGGACGAGGCCACCGCCTTCGCCGATCCGGAGTCCGAGTCGGCTATCCAGCAGGCGTTGTCGACGCTGGTCGCGGGACGCACGCTGCTGGTCATCGCGCATCGGTTGTCCACGGTGGCCGCGGCGGACCAGATCGCGGTGCTGAACGCCGGAGTGGTCGCCGAACTGGGTAGGCATGAGGAACTTCTTGTCCGGCAAGGGTTGTACGCGCGGATGTGGGCCGCGCACGAACGCGCCGGTAGCTGGCAGCCGCACACTTCGCCGCTGGAGACTCGATGATCCGCTCGCTGTTGACCGTCCTCGGCCCTGGGCACGCCGCCCCGCTGCGCCGGATGATCGGGGTGATGGGGCTGGCCGCGGTGTTGCAGGGCGCGGCGTTCGCCCTGCTGGTGCCGGTGTTGCGGGCCCTGCTCGGGCCGACGCCGGGGGATGCCTGGCCGTGGCTGGCGGTGTTCGCCGTGGTCGCGGTGGCGCAGGCGGTGGCCGCCTACCTCGCCCAGCTCGCCGGGTACCGGGCCGGGTCGAGCATGTCCCGTGGGCTGCACCACCGGCTGGGCGACCAGATCGCCAGTCTGCCGCTTGGCTGGTTCACCGGGGACCGGGTCGGCAAGCTCGGGCAGCTCACCAGCGGTGGCGTGATCAACGTGATGCAGGTGCCCGCGCACCTGTTGCGGCCGCTGATCGACGCCGTGGTGACCCCGGCCGCCGTGGTGCTGCTGATGTACGTCTTCGACTGGCGGCTGGCACTGGCCGCCACGCTGGCCGTGCCGGTGCTCTACCTCGTCTACCAGTGGAGCGGGCGGCTGATCCAGCGCACCGACCACGGCCGGGACCTGGTGATCGCCGAAGCAGGCGGGCGGGTGGTCGAGTTCGCCCAGACCCAGCCGGTGCTGCGGGCCTTCGGGCGGACCGTGGAGGGCTATCGGCTGCTGGATGAAGCCCTGGTGGCGCAACGGGATGCCGGTCGCCGCATGATCACCACCGGGGTGTGGGGGATGATCGGGTTCGGACTGGTCGTGCAGGCCACTTTCACCGCGCTGCTGGTGCTCGGCGTGTCCTTCGCCCTTGGCGGCAGCCTGGGGGTGCCGGAACTGCTCGCGCTGCTGGTGCTGGCCGCCCGCTTCGTCGAACCGCTGGCCATGGCGGCCGACCTGGGTGGCGCGATCCGGTTGGGGCGCAACGCGTTGAGCCGGATGATCGAACTGCTGGAGACCCCGCTGCTGCCTCAGCCCACCGCCCCGCGCAAGCCGGGCGACACCACGATCGAGCTGGTCGAGGTGTCCTTCGGCTACGACAGCAGGCCGGTGCTGGAACAGGTGTCGCTGCGGGTGCCGCCGCGCAGCATGACCGCGCTGGTCGGCCCGTCCGGCTCCGGCAAGACCACGGTCACCCGGCTGATCGCCCGGTTCTTCGACGTTGACTCCGGCTCGGTCCGGGTGGGCGGGGTGGACGTCCGCGAGATCGCCGGTGACGAGCTGATGTCGTTGGTGTCACTGGTGTTCCAGGACGTCTACCTGTTCGAGGGCACCATCGAGGAGAACATCAGGGTGGGCAGACCCGGCGCCACCGGGGAACAGGTGCGCGCCGCCGCCCGGCTGGCCAGGGTCGAGGAGATCGTGGCCCGGCTGCCCGGCGGCTGGCAGGCCCGCACCGGCGAGGGCGGGGTGACCCTCTCCGGCGGCGAGCGCCAGCGGATCTCCATCGCCCGCGCCATCCTCAAGGACGCGCCGATCGTGCTGCTGGATGAGGCAACCGCCGCGCTGGACCCGGAAAACGAGTCCGCCGTGCAGGACGCGCTGACCGCGCTCACCGCCGACCGCACCCTGCTGGTCATCGCGCACCGCCTGCAGACCGTGGTCGCCGCCGACCAGATCGTGGTGCTGGACGGCGGCCGGATCGCGCAGAGCGGCACGCACGAGGAGCTGATGGCGCGCGGCGGCCGGTACGCGGAGTTCTGGGCCGAACGCAACCGGGCGCACGGCTGGCGGCTGCTCCCAACGCGTTAACGTGACGGCCAACGTTGGCACCCACCGGCATACTGTTGGGAAGACACTTGTCGCCGCAACGGTGGAAAGGACCCGGTGCACACGTTCCTGGCGCGTTTCGTCGGCGGTCCCCTGGACGGCCGGTGGCAGACGTTCACCTCCGCCAGTCCAGCCGCACTGGCCACGGTGACCCACGTCCACCTGCACCAGGGGCCCAAGATCGTGCACCACTACGACCTCCGGCACAGCGAGGAACACGGCTGGGAGTACCACCTGCGGCAGGACGTCGACGCCGAGGAGTGCTAGCCCCCATCCCGGTAGGATCTCCGCCGGAACTGGGGGTTCTTTCATGGTGAAGGTGGCGGCGGGCGTCCGCGAGCAGGTGCGGGCCGAGTTGTCCCGGCAGTGGCGGGAACCGGTGCGGGTGGTGCACATCAGCAAGGTGCGGCCCGAGTTCCGGGTCAAGGGACGGCGCAGCGACGGGACCGTGATCGGCACCCGGCGGCTGCGCAGGCTCGCCTGGAACCTGGTCCGCTTCGCCGGTGTGCTGGTGCAGCTCGTGCTGGACGGCGACGGTGACCTGGACCTGCGGCGCGGCACGGTGACCGCGCCGCCGGCCTCGCCCGCGGTGGGCTTCGCGGACGCGGCGCGGCGGGTGCGCAGGCGGTTGTGGCTGGGCTGGACGCCGGGGCGGGTGGCGTTGCTGGTGGTGGACGGCGGCGGGCCGCGGATCGTGTGGCAGGGCCAGGCCCAGTTCGCCACCCGGCAGTTCGCGGTGATCTGGCCCGACGGCGGCCGGGTGGTGCTGCCGCCGGACCGGGCCGAGCGGGCCAGGATCAAACGGGAACCGGCGTGAAGCCCGAGATCGCGGCCCGGCGGGCGGCGGAGGTCGCCGAGTGGGCGCACCGCGAGTGGGGGCAGGACGCGCGGGCGGTGCCGCTGGGGGAGATGCGGTTCCGGTACCACGTGCACGGGCGGCGGGTGGACGGCTCGGCGCGCAACCCCGACCAGCCCGGGTCCGGCGGCGCGGAGGAGATGGTGGCCGCGCCGCTGGGTGAGGCCACCGGACTCGGTGAGCTGCTGGTCGCGGCGGTGGTCTCGGCGCTGCTGTGGGTGTTGCTGCTGGGGGCGCGGCTGGTCTGGCTGCTGCTGCGGCTGGTCAGCAGGCAGGCGGCGCGGCGGACCGCGACCGTGCTCGGCCGGAGCCGGCAGCTCGGCGTGCGGTTCGCGGACGCGGCGAACCGGCAGGACGACGTGTGGCTGGTGTGGACCGGGCAGCGGATGGCGTTGCTGCACGTCCGGCCCAAATGGTGCCAGCCGTTGTGGCAGGGCGAGGGTGAGTCGGCGCCGCGGATCGAGCGGCGGGCGTTGCGCTGGGCCGACGGCTCCCGGGTGCGGTTGCCCGCGGGCACGCTGGACGGCTGAGCGACCCCGGCAACCTTCGTGGGGCCGCCGGTGTCCTGGTAGGTGACTGGGGGACTCGGCTGACTGGGGAGGATGGCGTTGGGGGGCTTGGTGGTCGCGGGGGACGCGCCGGAGGGCGTCGAGGCTGAGCAGCGGGTGCGGGAGTGGGTGCGCGGCGCCTGGCGGGAGCCGGCGCGGGTCTCGGCGGTGGGCGAGGTGCGGCTGCGGTACTACGTGCGCGGCCGCACCCGGGACGGGGCGCGGCGGCACTCCGAGGACCCGGAAGGTCCCGACCCGCTGGACATGGTGGATCTGGACGGGGTGTTCGAGACGCTGTTCGCCGCGCTGATCTCGGTGCTGTTCTGGCTGGTCATGCTGCTGCCGCGGATGCTGTCCGCGCTGTGGCGGCTGGTGGCGCCCTGGTACCGGCGGCGCTGTTCGGTGGTGATCGGCAAGCCGCGGCAGGCCGCGATCCAGTTCGCCGACGCGGTGCAGGGGCAGCCTGGGTTGTGGCTGGTGTGGGCGTCTTCCCGGATGGCGCTGGTGCGGCCGGTGGCGGAGGGCTGCGAGGTCGTCTGGGAGGGGCGGTTCGACCGGCTGCCGTCGGTGCACTGGAACGTGCTGCGCTGGATCGACGGGTCCAAGGTGCGGCTGCCGAAGCGGGTGCTGCGCGGCTGAGCGGCGGGTGCGGGCGGCTTCGCCGGTCGCCCACCCCTGACCCGTTGGCGGACACCGGGACCGGGGGCATGTCCCCTAGGCTGCGGCTCGGATGCTGAGCAGGGAGGTCCGCATGTCCGGCAAGCCGTTCGCCTCCGCCGCCGACCTGGCGCCCAAGGAACAGACCCTGGAGGTGCTCGGGGACGGGGTGTACGCGCTCACCGCGGCCGGGGATCCCAACGTGGGCGCGATCGAGGGCGAGGACTTCCTGGTCTGTTTCGAGGCCATGGCCACGCCCGCGGCGGCCAGGGGGTGGCTGGCCCGGCTGCGCGAGCACACGGACAAACCCGTGCGGTACCTGGTGCTCAGCCACTACCACGCGGTGCGGGTGCTCGGCGCGAGTGCCTTCGACGCCTCGGTGATCGTGGCGCACGAGCACACCAGGGCGCTGATCGCCGAGCGTGGGGAGGCGGACTGGGCCTCGGAGTTCGCCCGGATGCCCCGGTTGTTCCGGGAACCGGAGACCATCCCCGGGCTCACCTGGCCCACGCTGACCTTCTCCGACCGGCTCACCATCCCGCTCGGCGGCGACCGCGGTGACCTGGAACTGCGTTATTGCGGCCGCGGCCACACCGAAGGCGACCTGGTGGCCTGGTTGCCGCGGCAGCGGATCCTGTTCGCCGGTGACCTGGTGGAATCCCAGGCCGCGCTCTACACCGGGGACGCCTATCACCGGGACTGGGCATCGTCCACTCTGGACACCGTGGCCGCGTTGCGGGCCGAGGTGCTGGTGGGCGGGCGTGGCGCGGTGGCCCGCGGGCGGGAGGCGGTGGACGCCGCGATCGCGCAGACCCGGCACTTCCTGCAGGTGCTGCAGGCCCAGGTGGCCGCGGCGCATGTGCGCAACGGCAGCCTCAAGGAGGCATTCGACGCCGCGCACGCCGC contains:
- a CDS encoding MBL fold metallo-hydrolase; its protein translation is MSGKPFASAADLAPKEQTLEVLGDGVYALTAAGDPNVGAIEGEDFLVCFEAMATPAAARGWLARLREHTDKPVRYLVLSHYHAVRVLGASAFDASVIVAHEHTRALIAERGEADWASEFARMPRLFREPETIPGLTWPTLTFSDRLTIPLGGDRGDLELRYCGRGHTEGDLVAWLPRQRILFAGDLVESQAALYTGDAYHRDWASSTLDTVAALRAEVLVGGRGAVARGREAVDAAIAQTRHFLQVLQAQVAAAHVRNGSLKEAFDAAHAALAGRYGGWPIFEHCLPFNVARLWDELSGVERPVIWTAERDQEVWSQLQGS
- a CDS encoding ABC transporter ATP-binding protein, whose protein sequence is MIRSLLTVLGPGHAAPLRRMIGVMGLAAVLQGAAFALLVPVLRALLGPTPGDAWPWLAVFAVVAVAQAVAAYLAQLAGYRAGSSMSRGLHHRLGDQIASLPLGWFTGDRVGKLGQLTSGGVINVMQVPAHLLRPLIDAVVTPAAVVLLMYVFDWRLALAATLAVPVLYLVYQWSGRLIQRTDHGRDLVIAEAGGRVVEFAQTQPVLRAFGRTVEGYRLLDEALVAQRDAGRRMITTGVWGMIGFGLVVQATFTALLVLGVSFALGGSLGVPELLALLVLAARFVEPLAMAADLGGAIRLGRNALSRMIELLETPLLPQPTAPRKPGDTTIELVEVSFGYDSRPVLEQVSLRVPPRSMTALVGPSGSGKTTVTRLIARFFDVDSGSVRVGGVDVREIAGDELMSLVSLVFQDVYLFEGTIEENIRVGRPGATGEQVRAAARLARVEEIVARLPGGWQARTGEGGVTLSGGERQRISIARAILKDAPIVLLDEATAALDPENESAVQDALTALTADRTLLVIAHRLQTVVAADQIVVLDGGRIAQSGTHEELMARGGRYAEFWAERNRAHGWRLLPTR
- a CDS encoding ABC transporter ATP-binding protein, whose translation is MAQVVAALAAVVPFVAVAELGRVLLGGGAGAVWGIVWVAVGALGARFVLFFLAGGLTHLADADLQLDLRRRMAFRLGQVPLGWFGSRNSGVVKKALQDDVTAMHHLVAHSLLDLTAGIVTPVAALGYLFWVDWRMALVTLVPVGLGLHFYFRAMAGYGENMVAYDQALGRINGSAVEFVNGIAVVKTFGQSRKAHERFTRAADDFATFFLDWVGGVTKVSAVGQILLSPVVMLLVVLGGGTVFVTSGWLAAADVLPFALLGLGIAAPITTLAHTSEQLRAARLAAAKVAAVLDAETLAAPEMVGADPVDGRVSLRGVHFGYAVDAPVLRGVDLELAPGTVTALVGPSGSGKSTLAKLLPRFFDVTEGSVSVGGVDIRELSAEQLYRRVSFVLQDVQLLRASVADNIRLAVPEAEQSTVERVARAAQIHERILALPRGYDSVIGEDARFSGGEAQRVSIARALLADAPILVLDEATAFADPESESAIQQALSTLVAGRTLLVIAHRLSTVAAADQIAVLNAGVVAELGRHEELLVRQGLYARMWAAHERAGSWQPHTSPLETR
- a CDS encoding thioesterase II family protein; its protein translation is MTGPWVRCYQSRPQARLRLFCFPHAGGTASAYRLWPPLLPAGVEMLAVQYPGREERFSEPALTTMDELVAQLVSGLRAELDRPFVFFGHSMGASVAYETALALRRAGLPMPQRLVVSGKEAPEHAVLGEVHLRDDEGLVHELSALGGTGAAVLEHPELRELLLPIVRADYRLIETYLPAPAEPLGCPVTAFVGDSDPELTVDQARDWDKTTTGGFDLQVFPGDHFYLMDGRAQVVAALNRRLPLAPSQPAS